Part of the Fusarium verticillioides 7600 chromosome 10, whole genome shotgun sequence genome is shown below.
TGCTATCCCAGCTGTGGTTTTTGCACTCCTGTTGCGGTTCATCGTCCAATCTTTTCGCTCTCCACTACGGACTGTTCCAGGCCCTACTGCCGCCCGATTCACAGATGGCTGGTACTTCTGGAAGGTCTGGAAGGGCTCATTCCAGGATGTAAACCTGGATCTGCACAAGAGATACGGTATGCTCGCCCGCCGATACCTCATGAAACATCCACTGAATGCTTTATCCAAGGACCTATTGTACGATATGGGCCCAACCGATATAGTTTCAACGATCCCGAGGCAGCCAAGACAATCTACGGTCTGGGCACTCACTTCCCAAAGTCGTCGTGGTACTCGGCCTGGGCAAGTCCCGGCACATGGACCATCTTCAGCGATCAATCAGTGAAGCGCCATAACCAGAACCGAAAGCTGTACCAAGCGACATATGCAATGTCATCCCTTGTTCACTACGAGCCCTTCGTCGATGATTGCGCCGACATCTTTACTCAACGTCTATCCGAAATGTCCAGCATCTCGACTCATCTACCTGTCGACATGCGACACTGGTTCCAGTGCTACGCATTCGATGTCATCGGCCTAATCACATATGCAAAGCGTTTCGGCTTCCTAGACAGTGGAGACGATGTTGGTAATGTCATCGGTGCTTTGGAAGACCACTTGGGTTATGCGACCCTCGTTGGCATCTTCCCGAGTCTGCACAAGtacctcttcaagatcaggaACTGGCTTGCCGGAGGAAAGGGGACCGGACGCGTATACATCTTGAACTTCACAAACGAGAGGATTCGTCAAGCCCAGGTAGCTCCCAAGCCTGTCGCCGCAGAGAGTGAGGTCACCATGGAAGACTTTCTCACCAAATTTCTGGCCAAGCATGCTGCCTCACCAGATGTCTTTACTCAGTATCATGTTCTCATGGGATGTACATCGAATATGGTCGCGGGCTCAGATACAACTGCAATCAGTCTCTCAGCTGTTCTGTACTATTTGCTGAAGAACCCGGATTGCCTGCAGAAGTTGATGGCCGAGATCGATGACTTGACAGCACGAGGAGAACTCTCGAAATCTCCCACCTTCAAGGAAAGTCAACAGATGGTCTATTTCCAGGCTGTTATCAAGGAGGCACTACGAATGCATCCCGCTACAGGTCTCCCACTCGAAAGAGTTGTTCCCGAGGGCGGCGCAACGATATGCGGACGATTCTTCCCAGAAGGAGTAAGTTCATTATGAAGCCCAGAAAGCTTGAGCTCTCTGATGACGAGTGACACAGACTATTGTTGGTATCAACACATGGGTAGCGCATCGTGATACTCGAGTGTTTGGCCAAGATGCGAACTCCTTCAACCCCGACAGATGGCTCACTGCAGAGAGTGAGAGACTCTCCATGATGAACCGTTACTATATGCCTGTGAGATTCTTCTACTAAAGTATTGATCATGTCGCTGACGAAAGACCATTTTAGTTCGGACTCGGGTCACGAAACTGCATCGGCCGGCACGTCTCAATGCTTGAGATGTCGAAGCTGATCCCACGAATTATCCGCGACTTTGACTTCAGCCTTGATTCGTCGTTGCAACATCAGAACTGGCATACCCAGAGCTATTGGTTCGTCAAGCCGTTGGACTTTAAAGTTCGTATCCAGCCGCGTATTTCGGAGAAGCAGAGAT
Proteins encoded:
- a CDS encoding cytochrome P450 oxidoreductase, with product MTSPIAVFAIPAVVFALLLRFIVQSFRSPLRTVPGPTAARFTDGWYFWKVWKGSFQDVNLDLHKRYGPIVRYGPNRYSFNDPEAAKTIYGLGTHFPKSSWYSAWASPGTWTIFSDQSVKRHNQNRKLYQATYAMSSLVHYEPFVDDCADIFTQRLSEMSSISTHLPVDMRHWFQCYAFDVIGLITYAKRFGFLDSGDDVGNVIGALEDHLGYATLVGIFPSLHKYLFKIRNWLAGGKGTGRVYILNFTNERIRQAQVAPKPVAAESEVTMEDFLTKFLAKHAASPDVFTQYHVLMGCTSNMVAGSDTTAISLSAVLYYLLKNPDCLQKLMAEIDDLTARGELSKSPTFKESQQMVYFQAVIKEALRMHPATGLPLERVVPEGGATICGRFFPEGTIVGINTWVAHRDTRVFGQDANSFNPDRWLTAESERLSMMNRYYMPFGLGSRNCIGRHVSMLEMSKLIPRIIRDFDFSLDSSLQHQNWHTQSYWFVKPLDFKVRIQPRISEKQR